A window of the Wolbachia endosymbiont (group A) of Pogonocherus hispidulus genome harbors these coding sequences:
- a CDS encoding reverse transcriptase N-terminal domain-containing protein translates to MTTLTYSAIGASSTPTITWESINWTKVIIGVKKLQMRIAKAVRERRYGKVKALQWILTHSFTAKLLAVKRVTQNQGKNTPGVDGLVWRTPQQKIKAVQSLKRRGYCVQPLRRVWIPKRAGKKRPLGIPTMKDRAMQALYLQALEPVSESILDRHAYGFRHKRSAADAIDQCFKTLCQKVSAPWILEADIKSCYDSISHAWLLEHCPMDKKILKKWLTAGYMDKNTFYITKEGTPQGGIISPTLMNITLRGLEKTAQKSAFWRDKVNTTAYADDCAP, encoded by the coding sequence ATGACAACACTGACATATTCAGCGATTGGTGCATCCTCTACACCTACAATTACATGGGAATCTATTAATTGGACTAAAGTGATAATAGGTGTCAAAAAGCTCCAGATGCGTATTGCAAAGGCTGTTCGAGAAAGAAGGTACGGCAAAGTGAAAGCTTTGCAATGGATATTGACACATTCGTTTACTGCAAAACTTTTGGCTGTTAAACGAGTCACTCAAAATCAAGGAAAAAACACCCCTGGGGTTGATGGCTTAGTTTGGCGCACACCGCAACAAAAGATCAAAGCTGTTCAATCGTTAAAGCGTCGAGGATATTGCGTCCAACCGCTCCGACGAGTATGGATTCCAAAAAGAGCAGGAAAAAAACGTCCTTTGGGAATACCAACTATGAAGGATCGGGCAATGCAGGCTCTTTATCTGCAAGCACTTGAACCAGTTTCAGAATCAATTTTAGATCGTCATGCCTATGGTTTTCGGCATAAAAGATCAGCTGCTGATGCTATTGACCAATGTTTTAAAACGTTGTGCCAAAAAGTATCGGCACCATGGATCCTAGAAGCAGATATCAAATCTTGTTATGACTCCATTAGTCATGCATGGCTTTTAGAACACTGCCCTATGGATAAGAAAATTCTGAAAAAATGGCTGACAGCAGGATACATGGATAAGAACACTTTTTATATCACTAAAGAAGGTACTCCTCAAGGAGGGATCATCTCTCCTACACTGATGAATATTACCCTTAGAGGCTTAGAAAAGACAGCCCAAAAATCTGCCTTTTGGCGCGATAAGGTTAATACTACCGCCTACGCAGATGACTGTGCGCCGTAG
- the ltrA gene encoding group II intron reverse transcriptase/maturase: MNETKSFDIPKQLIWRAYKQVSKNKGAAGVDEVSITKFEENLKDNLYKLWNRMSSGSYFPEPVKAVAIPKDTGGQRILCVPSVFDRIAQTAATMYLEPLVEPKFHEDSYGYRPNKSALDAVYTARKRCWKNDWTVDLDISGFFDNLDHDLALQAIKKHTDCKWVILYVERWMKAPIQQADGSRVTRDKGVPQGGSISPIISSIFMHHAFDMWMKQNYPTVPFERYVDDAIVHCRTKRQAGFMKVMIEERLAKCKLKLHPEKTQIVYSKDDDRKEQFPKQSFDFLGYTFRPRVAKNKMRNYFISFLPAISNKAKKKIKKTIKSWRIHRITWTTLEEISKKIDPIVRGWFQYYGRFYKSEMYPSLRNIERYLIRWVRTKYKKLRDHGRLAKQFLGKVRKRSPSIFYHWTLGLGSKG; the protein is encoded by the coding sequence ATGAATGAAACAAAGTCTTTTGATATACCAAAGCAACTTATTTGGAGAGCTTATAAACAAGTATCGAAAAATAAAGGTGCAGCAGGTGTAGATGAGGTCTCGATAACAAAGTTTGAAGAAAATCTAAAGGATAATCTATACAAATTATGGAATCGGATGTCATCCGGAAGTTATTTTCCAGAGCCGGTAAAAGCTGTTGCGATACCAAAAGATACAGGAGGGCAAAGAATTTTATGTGTGCCTTCAGTATTCGACAGGATAGCGCAAACAGCAGCTACAATGTATCTTGAGCCGTTAGTAGAACCGAAATTTCACGAAGATTCATATGGTTATAGACCAAATAAGTCTGCGCTGGATGCGGTATACACAGCACGGAAGAGATGTTGGAAAAATGATTGGACGGTAGATCTTGATATATCTGGATTTTTCGACAATCTGGACCACGATTTAGCACTGCAGGCTATCAAGAAACACACAGACTGCAAATGGGTCATACTGTATGTTGAGAGGTGGATGAAAGCCCCCATTCAGCAAGCAGATGGCAGTAGGGTAACAAGGGATAAAGGAGTTCCGCAAGGAGGTTCAATAAGCCCAATCATTTCAAGCATATTTATGCACCATGCGTTTGATATGTGGATGAAACAAAATTATCCAACAGTACCATTTGAAAGATATGTAGATGATGCGATAGTGCACTGCAGAACTAAAAGACAGGCAGGATTTATGAAAGTAATGATTGAAGAAAGATTGGCTAAGTGTAAATTGAAGTTACATCCTGAAAAGACACAGATTGTGTACAGTAAGGATGATGATAGAAAAGAACAATTTCCTAAACAAAGCTTTGATTTTCTAGGTTATACTTTTAGACCTAGAGTAGCAAAGAATAAGATGAGGAATTATTTCATCTCATTTCTACCTGCAATTAGTAACAAAGCCAAGAAGAAGATCAAGAAAACCATAAAGTCATGGAGAATACATCGGATTACATGGACCACACTAGAGGAAATATCGAAGAAAATAGATCCAATAGTCAGAGGCTGGTTTCAGTACTATGGCAGGTTTTATAAATCAGAGATGTATCCATCTCTCAGAAATATAGAGAGATACCTCATAAGATGGGTCAGGACAAAATATAAGAAACTTCGTGATCACGGAAGACTAGCAAAGCAATTTCTAGGAAAAGTGAGAAAGAGGTCTCCAAGTATTTTCTATCATTGGACACTTGGGTTAGGATCAAAAGGCTAA
- a CDS encoding group II intron maturase-specific domain-containing protein, protein MGKFRRSTLLIILHESEEIILRAKTLVEEWLKTIGLELKHSKTKVSHTLKPYGEQKPGFDFLGFTIRQYPIKRGRKDYKLLIKPSRNSIKQHGLVIKHKLKALRNAPQETVIKQLNLIIRGWSQYYTPAVSSKVFGSLDNDTHKKLWKWAVFRHHNKGKSWIKRKYFKKYGNDNWRFMLNDNLYLIKHKDHAIKWHIKVSGDRSPYDGNWIYWANRSRRVPGKSPRVIKLLKLQRGKCNCCQLYFRSDDVIEVHHKDKNRNNNNIANLSMLHGHCHDYLHKKCA, encoded by the coding sequence GTGGGGAAGTTCCGCCGGTCTACTCTCCTTATCATTCTCCATGAAAGTGAAGAAATTATTCTTAGAGCGAAAACTTTAGTTGAAGAGTGGTTAAAAACCATTGGGTTGGAATTAAAACATTCAAAAACAAAAGTTTCCCACACGCTCAAACCTTACGGAGAACAAAAACCAGGTTTTGATTTTCTTGGATTTACAATACGACAATACCCAATAAAACGAGGTAGAAAAGATTACAAATTGCTAATTAAACCAAGTCGTAACTCTATAAAACAGCACGGGTTAGTTATAAAACATAAACTTAAAGCATTACGCAACGCACCCCAGGAAACCGTAATAAAACAACTCAATCTTATAATAAGAGGATGGAGTCAATATTACACTCCTGCAGTGTCAAGCAAAGTCTTTGGTTCATTGGATAATGATACACACAAAAAACTTTGGAAATGGGCAGTCTTTAGGCATCATAACAAAGGAAAAAGCTGGATTAAGAGGAAGTACTTTAAAAAATACGGCAATGATAACTGGCGATTCATGTTAAATGACAATCTATACCTTATTAAGCATAAGGATCATGCTATTAAATGGCACATTAAAGTGTCAGGAGACAGATCTCCTTATGATGGGAATTGGATATATTGGGCAAACCGTTCAAGGAGAGTACCAGGAAAATCACCAAGAGTAATAAAACTATTGAAATTACAACGAGGTAAATGTAACTGTTGTCAACTATATTTTAGGTCTGACGATGTAATTGAAGTACACCATAAAGACAAGAATAGGAACAACAATAATATTGCAAATTTATCTATGTTGCATGGACATTGTCATGATTACCTACATAAGAAGTGTGCATGA
- a CDS encoding YggT family protein has product MHPIIYLLNMLLDLYSFILICWVVLNWLVKLNMVNIYNETVSSIMHILNQLTYPPLKIIRRYIPPFNGLDLSIMILLITIHFVKYTVAYYFR; this is encoded by the coding sequence ATGCATCCAATCATATATCTACTCAACATGTTACTTGATCTTTATAGCTTCATTCTAATATGTTGGGTTGTCCTAAACTGGCTGGTTAAACTTAATATGGTGAACATATATAATGAAACTGTCAGTAGCATAATGCACATCTTGAACCAATTGACATATCCACCACTAAAGATTATTAGAAGATATATACCACCGTTCAATGGATTAGATTTATCTATAATGATATTGCTAATAACAATTCACTTTGTAAAATATACAGTAGCTTACTACTTTAGGTAG
- a CDS encoding FtsK/SpoIIIE family DNA translocase has protein sequence MLKKYLKSAIYLSLLIYVYISVFSYNYKDPSLNTATNKEVTNLGGIVGSYLADILVQFLGLTSVTIATTIVYLLIFRPAKILLKILYLILINLGICAILPQLSLGITARYRHSGIIGNALVNNCPFYVFVIVTSIGLVGSVGWKRAIYSLFFLCKKIACLFVNVPFFRSHKTAEYSIAPLVVEEKHRITKQQPKERQKKATEEIFKPSSEFEFPSIHLLSKAEESLQRKQLNEMESNKNLSLLEQVLSDFGVQGKIISVCYGPVVTLYKLEPQAGTKSARVIGLADDIARSMSALSARISIIRGQNAMGIELPNKEREFVMLRDLLESPEYQNASLNLPIALGKEISGKPIIADLTKMPHLLVAGTTGSGKSVAINTMILSLVYRLSPDECKMIMIDPKMLELSIYDAIPHLITPVVTEPKKAVIALKWIVKEMENRYRMMSYLNVRNVINYNQKITEAMNSGIELERVVQIGFNSTTGKPLFEKIPIKMETFPYIVVIVDEMADLMLVAGKEIECSIQRLAQMARAAGIHIIMATQRPSVDVITGVIKANFPTRISFAVTSKIDSRTILGEQGAEQLLGMGDMLYMASGGKIIRVHGPFVSDNEVQDIVDHLKMQGEPNYMEEITKEDENSFAESEGETEDEENDLYNQAVAIIQRDQKVSTSYIQRQLRIGYNRAANIVERMEKEGIVSAPSYSGKREILVE, from the coding sequence ATGTTAAAAAAATATCTAAAATCAGCAATATATCTATCCCTTTTAATATATGTATATATATCAGTTTTTAGCTACAACTATAAAGATCCTTCCTTAAACACGGCTACAAATAAGGAAGTGACAAATTTAGGTGGAATAGTAGGTTCATATTTAGCTGATATATTGGTTCAATTTCTTGGATTAACTAGTGTTACAATAGCTACAACCATAGTTTACTTGTTGATCTTCAGGCCAGCAAAAATACTGCTGAAAATTCTCTATTTAATATTAATCAATTTAGGGATATGTGCTATATTACCACAACTTTCGCTAGGCATCACTGCAAGGTACAGACACAGTGGAATAATAGGGAATGCACTCGTTAATAACTGCCCATTTTATGTATTTGTGATAGTAACATCAATAGGTCTTGTAGGATCGGTTGGTTGGAAGAGAGCAATTTACTCTCTATTCTTCTTATGTAAAAAAATAGCTTGCTTATTTGTAAATGTTCCATTCTTCAGATCACATAAAACTGCTGAGTATTCAATTGCACCATTAGTAGTAGAAGAAAAACATAGAATTACTAAACAACAACCAAAAGAAAGACAGAAAAAAGCCACCGAAGAAATTTTTAAACCTTCCAGTGAGTTCGAGTTTCCAAGCATTCATTTACTTTCTAAAGCAGAGGAGTCTTTGCAGAGAAAGCAGCTGAATGAAATGGAGAGCAATAAAAATTTATCTCTGCTGGAACAAGTCCTGAGTGATTTTGGCGTGCAAGGAAAAATTATCAGTGTATGCTATGGGCCGGTTGTGACTTTATACAAACTTGAACCACAAGCTGGTACGAAATCTGCAAGAGTAATTGGCCTTGCAGATGACATTGCACGTTCTATGAGTGCACTCTCTGCACGTATTTCAATAATTCGTGGGCAAAATGCTATGGGAATAGAGTTGCCGAACAAGGAACGAGAATTTGTAATGCTGCGTGATTTGCTTGAGTCACCAGAGTACCAAAATGCAAGCTTAAATCTCCCAATTGCGCTTGGCAAAGAAATAAGCGGAAAACCAATTATTGCAGATCTAACTAAAATGCCTCACTTGCTCGTTGCTGGAACCACAGGGTCTGGTAAATCAGTTGCGATTAACACTATGATTCTTTCGCTCGTTTATCGACTCAGTCCTGATGAATGTAAGATGATAATGATTGACCCAAAAATGCTTGAGCTTTCAATATATGATGCAATACCACATCTCATAACGCCAGTAGTAACAGAGCCAAAAAAGGCTGTTATTGCTCTTAAGTGGATAGTGAAAGAAATGGAAAATCGCTATCGCATGATGTCATACTTAAATGTGCGCAACGTAATAAACTATAACCAAAAAATCACAGAAGCGATGAATAGTGGAATAGAATTGGAGCGCGTTGTGCAGATTGGCTTTAACTCAACAACAGGCAAACCTTTGTTTGAAAAGATACCAATCAAGATGGAGACATTTCCGTATATTGTAGTGATCGTGGATGAAATGGCAGATTTGATGCTTGTTGCTGGCAAAGAGATAGAGTGCTCTATTCAACGTTTAGCTCAGATGGCTCGTGCTGCGGGAATACACATCATAATGGCAACACAACGCCCATCTGTGGATGTGATCACAGGTGTGATAAAGGCGAACTTTCCAACGAGAATCAGTTTTGCTGTTACTTCTAAGATAGATAGCCGTACAATACTTGGCGAACAAGGAGCTGAACAATTGCTCGGTATGGGTGATATGCTCTATATGGCCTCTGGTGGTAAGATCATTCGAGTTCACGGCCCATTTGTAAGTGATAATGAGGTGCAAGATATAGTTGATCATCTAAAAATGCAAGGTGAGCCAAATTATATGGAGGAAATCACCAAAGAAGATGAAAATTCTTTCGCGGAATCAGAAGGTGAAACAGAGGATGAAGAAAACGACCTCTACAATCAAGCAGTGGCCATCATTCAAAGAGATCAAAAAGTTTCAACCAGTTACATTCAACGACAACTTAGAATAGGCTATAACAGAGCTGCAAATATTGTTGAAAGAATGGAAAAAGAAGGTATTGTCAGCGCACCAAGTTACTCAGGAAAGAGAGAGATATTGGTTGAGTAG
- a CDS encoding TRP75-related protein has product MLRIFSKVLFILMFLVSSFFTVHSAGAKSKLSKRYIPPGNPGGANFHTDEDFAESYKLYEKRRELLKKKKLQDRAINKEDLIKKLKEKKIASLDNEPNDMEACIVDDEESAMINQHGINIARLKGAVFIDQEPVSQYESKQHENEQQEGKKVTSTREKKVSPINVTIKENPSRKTCSHDSIANLDNVGANTQYSLNGSSSFGSVADTVK; this is encoded by the coding sequence ATGCTTAGGATTTTTTCTAAAGTTTTGTTTATATTAATGTTTTTGGTTTCTAGCTTTTTTACTGTGCATAGTGCTGGAGCTAAATCTAAGCTCAGTAAGAGATACATACCTCCTGGTAACCCTGGTGGTGCAAACTTTCATACAGATGAGGATTTTGCTGAGTCATATAAACTGTATGAGAAGCGTAGGGAGCTCCTCAAGAAAAAAAAGTTACAAGATCGAGCTATAAATAAAGAAGATCTAATCAAAAAATTAAAAGAGAAAAAAATTGCTAGTCTTGATAATGAGCCAAATGACATGGAAGCGTGCATAGTCGACGATGAAGAGAGCGCTATGATAAATCAGCATGGTATTAATATCGCACGTTTAAAGGGTGCTGTATTTATAGATCAAGAGCCAGTTTCCCAGTATGAAAGTAAGCAGCATGAAAATGAACAACAAGAAGGGAAGAAAGTTACTTCAACACGAGAAAAGAAAGTTTCTCCTATAAATGTCACCATAAAAGAAAATCCATCAAGAAAAACGTGCTCACATGATTCTATTGCTAATTTAGATAACGTAGGTGCTAACACACAATATAGTTTGAATGGTTCGAGTTCATTTGGGAGTGTAGCTGACACAGTAAAATAG
- the ispG gene encoding flavodoxin-dependent (E)-4-hydroxy-3-methylbut-2-enyl-diphosphate synthase, giving the protein MLDKNLILNDKAYELSPISRHKTHVVEVGKVKIGGNNPIVVQSMALGVHIDSDNIKNSAKHYAKEIMELARAGSELVRIALNSEEVARAIPYIVEEINKEGFDGKILVGCGQYELDKLVQDYPDNIKMLGKIRINPGNIGFGDKRDEKFERVIEYAIMHDLPVRIGVNWGSLDKYLLQKLMDENSSLSNSRPSDVILRKALVMSALDSAKKAEEIGLNSNKIIISCKVSKVQDLILVYTALAKSSNYALHLGLTEAGMGNKGVVNTAAGLTYLLQNGIGDTIRASLTQRPGELRTNEVVVCQEILQSIGLRHFNPQVNSCPGCGRTSSDRFRILTEEVNGYIKTHMPMWKKKNPGVEHMSIAVMGCIVNGPGESKHANLGISLPGYGEKPVSAVYKDGKYFKTLQGDNVSEEFKAIIDNYVKEHYT; this is encoded by the coding sequence ATGCTAGATAAAAATCTGATATTGAATGATAAAGCATATGAATTATCGCCGATTTCCAGGCACAAAACTCATGTTGTAGAAGTTGGAAAAGTAAAGATAGGTGGAAATAATCCTATAGTCGTACAATCTATGGCGCTTGGTGTGCATATAGATTCTGATAATATAAAAAATAGCGCAAAACATTATGCAAAAGAAATAATGGAACTAGCGCGTGCAGGTTCAGAGTTAGTACGGATTGCTTTGAATTCAGAAGAAGTAGCAAGGGCCATACCTTATATAGTAGAAGAGATAAATAAAGAAGGTTTTGACGGTAAAATATTGGTAGGCTGCGGTCAATATGAGCTAGATAAATTAGTTCAAGATTATCCAGACAACATCAAAATGCTGGGTAAAATTAGAATCAATCCAGGCAATATAGGCTTTGGCGACAAACGTGATGAGAAGTTTGAAAGGGTGATAGAGTATGCAATAATGCACGATCTTCCGGTTAGAATTGGAGTAAATTGGGGTAGTCTTGATAAATACCTTTTACAAAAACTGATGGATGAAAACTCTTCGCTTAGTAATTCAAGGCCTTCTGATGTTATACTGCGCAAAGCACTTGTAATGTCTGCTCTTGATAGTGCAAAAAAAGCTGAAGAAATTGGTCTAAATTCAAACAAAATAATCATTTCATGTAAAGTTAGCAAAGTACAAGATTTAATTTTAGTTTATACGGCACTTGCAAAATCTTCCAATTATGCGCTGCACTTGGGTTTAACTGAGGCTGGTATGGGCAATAAAGGTGTGGTAAATACCGCAGCAGGGCTTACTTATTTATTGCAAAATGGCATTGGAGATACAATACGGGCTTCTTTGACTCAACGTCCTGGTGAATTGCGTACTAATGAAGTGGTAGTGTGTCAGGAAATATTGCAATCTATAGGCTTGCGACACTTTAACCCTCAGGTTAATTCATGTCCTGGTTGTGGGCGCACGAGTAGCGATCGTTTTCGTATATTAACTGAAGAAGTGAATGGCTATATAAAAACTCATATGCCGATGTGGAAGAAAAAAAATCCAGGTGTAGAGCATATGAGCATTGCTGTTATGGGATGCATAGTAAATGGTCCTGGAGAAAGCAAACACGCAAATTTGGGAATCAGCTTACCTGGATATGGAGAAAAACCTGTTTCAGCAGTCTACAAAGACGGCAAGTATTTCAAAACTTTACAAGGTGATAATGTCTCTGAAGAATTTAAGGCAATTATTGATAATTATGTGAAGGAGCATTACACGTAA
- the fumC gene encoding class II fumarate hydratase, translating into MDRKTRIESDSLGEVKVPSEHYWGAQTQRSLENFKIGTEKMPEPLIKALAIVKLAAARVNMKQGSIDNKVGDAICAAAREVIDGKFNNEFPLVVWQTGSGTQTNMNMNEVISNRAIEILGGNLGSKSSIHPNDHVNYGQSSNDTFPTAMHIAAAEQINCLLIPNLEKLHKVLDNKVQEFKNIIKVGRTHLQDATPLTLGQEFSGYAAQIKKGIERVKSTLSGIYELAQGGTAVGTGLNTKKGFAEDFSSQVAGITNLPFTSAGNKFEALAANDALVELSGTLNTVAVSLMKIANDIRLLGSGPRCGIGEIMLPENEPGSSIMPGKVNPTQCEAVTMVCTQVMGNHVAVTISGSNGHFELNVFKPVIIYNVLQSIRLLADASLNFTEKCVVGIKANEERIKDLLNQSLMLVTILNTHIGYDNAAKIAKLAYKENITLKEAAAKLQLLTEEEFERIVKPEEMVNYL; encoded by the coding sequence ATGGATAGAAAGACGAGAATAGAATCAGACAGCTTAGGGGAAGTAAAAGTACCAAGTGAACATTACTGGGGAGCGCAGACTCAACGTTCTTTAGAAAATTTTAAGATTGGCACAGAAAAAATGCCAGAGCCTCTGATTAAAGCATTAGCAATAGTAAAACTTGCAGCAGCACGTGTTAACATGAAGCAGGGTAGCATAGATAATAAGGTAGGGGACGCAATCTGCGCAGCCGCAAGGGAAGTAATAGATGGCAAATTTAATAATGAATTTCCGCTTGTTGTTTGGCAAACCGGATCCGGAACGCAGACTAATATGAATATGAATGAAGTGATCAGCAATCGCGCAATAGAGATTTTAGGTGGTAATTTGGGTAGTAAATCTTCGATACATCCAAACGACCATGTGAATTATGGTCAGTCATCAAATGACACCTTTCCAACAGCAATGCATATAGCAGCAGCAGAGCAAATAAACTGCTTGCTTATTCCAAATCTTGAAAAATTGCATAAGGTGCTGGATAATAAGGTTCAGGAATTTAAAAATATAATAAAAGTAGGACGTACTCACTTACAAGATGCAACACCCCTAACACTGGGACAGGAGTTTTCTGGCTATGCAGCCCAGATTAAAAAGGGGATAGAGAGAGTAAAATCAACTTTAAGTGGTATATACGAGCTTGCACAAGGTGGCACTGCAGTTGGCACGGGACTCAATACTAAAAAGGGTTTTGCTGAAGATTTTTCAAGCCAAGTTGCAGGAATTACTAATCTTCCATTTACTTCAGCAGGCAATAAATTTGAAGCGCTAGCAGCAAATGATGCTTTAGTTGAGCTCAGTGGAACACTCAATACAGTAGCAGTCAGTTTAATGAAAATTGCAAATGATATAAGGTTGCTTGGTTCTGGTCCAAGATGCGGAATTGGGGAAATAATGTTACCGGAAAATGAGCCTGGTTCTTCAATTATGCCAGGTAAAGTGAATCCAACTCAGTGTGAAGCAGTAACTATGGTGTGCACTCAAGTTATGGGAAATCATGTTGCTGTGACCATTAGTGGTTCAAACGGTCATTTTGAATTGAATGTGTTTAAGCCAGTGATAATTTACAATGTTTTGCAGTCTATAAGACTTTTAGCTGATGCAAGTTTAAATTTTACAGAAAAATGTGTAGTTGGTATTAAGGCAAATGAAGAGAGGATAAAAGATTTACTGAATCAATCGTTGATGTTGGTCACTATATTAAATACGCATATAGGGTACGACAATGCAGCAAAAATAGCGAAGCTTGCTTATAAAGAAAATATCACTCTAAAAGAAGCAGCAGCAAAACTTCAACTGCTCACTGAGGAGGAGTTTGAAAGGATAGTGAAACCAGAAGAAATGGTGAATTATTTGTAA
- the proS gene encoding proline--tRNA ligase — translation MRLSKYYLPTLKEKPAHAKIISHQYSLRAGLIKQVASGIYMWLPLGLLVLKNIEDIIRDEMNKSGAIEALMPCVQPASLWRESGRYDDYGKEMLRIRDRHEEDMLFGPTHEEVATDLIRDVVKSYKDLPLCLYHIQWKFRDEVRPRYGVMRGREFLMKDAYSFDVDYEGALNSYNLMYKTYIKIFKRMGLTPIGVRADTGPIGGNLSHEFHILANTGESTLYYDNKFSELLESEDVESLKSIYAVADDMHDPKTCLVPQEQLNVSKGIEIGHIFYFGDKYSKPMKASVTSQDGKNVNIHMGSYGIGVSRLVGAIIEAFHDDKGIIWPEAVAPFRIGLINLQTKVTEAADKIYKALKSDEVLYDDTEESIGVKFSRMDLIGLPWQIIVGKKAIDENIVEVKNRATGEVKEMQIEEAINRFSTK, via the coding sequence ATGCGTTTATCCAAATATTACCTGCCAACTCTAAAGGAGAAACCTGCCCATGCTAAAATTATCTCCCATCAATATTCTTTACGTGCAGGTTTAATAAAACAGGTAGCATCTGGCATCTATATGTGGTTACCACTTGGTCTCTTAGTGCTTAAAAATATTGAAGATATTATCAGAGATGAAATGAACAAATCCGGTGCAATTGAAGCATTAATGCCTTGTGTGCAACCGGCAAGTCTTTGGCGAGAATCAGGGCGTTACGATGATTACGGTAAGGAAATGTTGCGTATAAGGGATAGGCATGAGGAAGACATGCTTTTCGGTCCAACTCATGAGGAGGTGGCAACTGATTTAATTAGAGATGTGGTAAAAAGTTACAAAGATTTGCCACTTTGTTTGTATCATATCCAGTGGAAATTTCGTGATGAGGTAAGACCACGTTATGGTGTTATGAGGGGCAGGGAATTTTTGATGAAGGATGCATATAGCTTCGATGTAGATTACGAAGGTGCACTGAATTCATATAATTTGATGTACAAAACTTACATAAAAATCTTCAAACGCATGGGACTTACTCCAATTGGAGTTCGAGCTGATACGGGGCCAATTGGAGGAAATTTGAGCCACGAGTTTCATATATTGGCAAACACTGGTGAGAGCACTTTATATTATGACAATAAATTTTCTGAACTACTGGAAAGTGAAGATGTTGAAAGTTTAAAGAGCATATACGCAGTTGCAGATGATATGCATGATCCTAAAACTTGCCTTGTGCCGCAAGAGCAGTTAAATGTTAGCAAGGGTATTGAAATAGGGCATATTTTTTATTTTGGGGATAAATATTCAAAGCCTATGAAGGCAAGTGTTACTTCTCAAGATGGAAAAAATGTCAATATACATATGGGTTCGTATGGCATTGGGGTTTCAAGGCTTGTCGGTGCAATAATAGAAGCTTTTCATGATGATAAGGGAATTATCTGGCCAGAAGCGGTAGCTCCTTTCAGAATTGGTTTAATCAATTTACAAACGAAAGTAACGGAGGCTGCAGATAAAATATACAAAGCTTTGAAAAGTGATGAAGTGCTTTACGATGATACGGAAGAAAGTATAGGAGTAAAATTTTCTAGAATGGATCTGATAGGCTTGCCGTGGCAAATAATTGTTGGAAAAAAGGCAATAGATGAAAATATAGTTGAAGTAAAAAATAGAGCAACTGGAGAGGTAAAAGAAATGCAGATTGAGGAAGCAATAAATCGCTTTAGCACAAAATGA
- a CDS encoding holo-[acyl-carrier-protein] synthase: MIRGIGTDIVYIPRVLRILQKYGEKFLNRIYTEKEIELSRKYNSQEMRARHFAKRFAAKEAFIKALGSGQGITMKDIEIYSDVRGKPYIAVRKDFISKIHLSLSDDGDYATAFVIICG; this comes from the coding sequence ATGATACGCGGTATCGGCACTGACATAGTATATATACCAAGAGTATTGAGAATATTACAAAAATACGGGGAAAAATTTCTCAATAGAATCTACACTGAAAAAGAAATAGAGCTAAGTAGAAAGTATAATAGTCAAGAAATGCGAGCAAGGCATTTTGCTAAACGCTTTGCAGCAAAGGAGGCTTTTATTAAAGCACTAGGCAGTGGTCAGGGTATTACAATGAAAGATATAGAAATATACAGCGATGTAAGAGGAAAACCATATATTGCTGTCAGAAAGGATTTTATCTCCAAAATTCATCTTTCTCTGAGTGACGATGGAGATTACGCTACTGCATTTGTTATAATTTGTGGCTAG